The DNA sequence CCTCTGCTGGAAGCGGCACTGATGTGAACATAGAGACCTGTCCTAAAGCTCAAACCAGATATTATTATTACATGGGCGTGGAAGCCTGAGATAATTAGATATATGGAAGAGAGGGGTCTCAGGGTAGTTGGCATATATCCTGAAAGCCTAAGTGAACTATATGATGTGATGAGGCTGCATGGGAAGGTATTTAATCGTGAGCATAAGATAGAGAAGGCTATATCTGAAATGGAAAAGATATTTTCAATAATCAAACATAAAACCACCTCCATTCCTGCTAATAACAAAAGGAAGGTGTTGTGGATTGGCAGTAAGCAAACATCCGTTGCAGGCAGGATTGGTATTACCAATGATATATTCACTATGATAGGTGGAAGGAATGTGGCAAGCCATATCTTACAGAGAAATGCAGAGGTTTCCATTGAGCAGATTATCGCTTGGAATCCCGATGTAATCTTTATCTGGGGCAATGCTAAGTATGACAGACATGACATACTTAATAACCCTCAGTGGAGGCATATAAAAGCTGTAAGGGAGGGCAGGGTCTTTAAATCTCCCCAATGGTCAACCTGGTCTCCAAGGATTGCACCCATCGCATTATGGATGGCTAAGAAAACATATCCTGAATATTATGCGGATGTTGATTTAGAAAAGATTCTTGAATCATTTTATAGGAAGGTTTATGGTGTTTCCTATTCAAAGGTAAGACAGATTGATAACTGAAATATGAAAAAATTTAAAATTTAGGATTCAGAAAACGCTTTGAACTCTCGAGCTTCCCTATCAAAGGTAGGAGGTACTAAATAGACTTTTAAAAGATAAGGCTTTTCAATAACTAAAAAGTGTTTCTGGGTGTCGTATCTGCAAAAGCGAGAATTTAGAAAATAAGCATTTAACTGAGAATTAGGCAAATATTAAATAAAAAAAATGAAAAAACTATCTGAAAGATTGAGAGTATGAAATTTTCAATATACACTGATTTTCATCATTCCCGCTTGTTGGGAATCTTTTTGATTTGGTTAGAATTAAAAGAAAGATTCTGGACAAGCCAGAATGACAGCCTGTAGGGAGTTAAAAATCAAAACCCTAACTATAATTCGGGGTTTATAAACAACTGTATTTCCTTTTTCATGGAAATGATATATTAGAGGAAATCTGAAAAAAGATGTTTTTGCATCACTAATTTTTAAGGTTTGGCAAGTTTTTAAAGAGTCTCCAAGTTTTTAAGGAGGTCTATGATGAAAATCCTTTCAATTATGTGGGCATCTCACTGTGGGACCCTTGTTAAGGCAACTAAGCCATTGAAAGATATTATAGATGTAAAGGTTTATTC is a window from the Thermodesulfovibrionales bacterium genome containing:
- a CDS encoding ABC transporter substrate-binding protein, with product MRYMEERGLRVVGIYPESLSELYDVMRLHGKVFNREHKIEKAISEMEKIFSIIKHKTTSIPANNKRKVLWIGSKQTSVAGRIGITNDIFTMIGGRNVASHILQRNAEVSIEQIIAWNPDVIFIWGNAKYDRHDILNNPQWRHIKAVREGRVFKSPQWSTWSPRIAPIALWMAKKTYPEYYADVDLEKILESFYRKVYGVSYSKVRQIDN